The Streptomyces sp. NBC_01142 genomic interval GCCCTGAACGAGGCGGACGTGGACAACAACCGCGCCCCGCTGAAGAAGGCCGGCTTCCTCTCCCGCGACGACCGTGCGGTCGAGCGCAAGAAGGCCGGTCTCAAGAAGGCCCGCAAGGCCCCGCAGTACAGCAAGCGCTAAATCGCACGCTGGCCTGTACGGCTTTTCGTTCGCCCCGGCGGCACTCAGTGCCGCCGGGGCGTTCGTTTATGGACCACCTCGGGCGTATAACGGGCCTGGACGCCCAGAGGCCTGGATTTTCGGAGCATTCTCGGAGGACAGCTGTGGGACGACTCTTCGGCACGGACGGTGTGCGCGGTGTCGCCAATGCGGACCTGACGGCGGAGCTTGCGCTCGGTCTCTCGGTCGCAGCGGCGCATGTGCTCGGCGAGGCCGGCACATTCGCGGGCCATCGGCCGACGGCGGTGGTCGGACGTGACCCCCGCGCATCCGGGGAGTTCCTGGAGGCCGCCGTCGTGGCGGGCCTCGCGAGCGCGGGCGTGGACGTGCTGCGCGTCGGCGTGCTGCCCACCCCCGCGGTGGCGTACCTCACCGGCGCGCTGGGCGCCGACCTCGGTGTGATGCTCTCCGCGAGCCACAACGCCATGCCGGACAACGGCATCAAATTCTTCGCGCGCGGCGGGCACAAGCTGGCGGACGAGCTCGAGGACCGCATCGAGACCGTGTACGAGCAGCACCGGACCGGTGAGCCGTGGGAGCGGCCGACCGGCGCGGGTGTGGGCCGGGTGACCGACTACGACGAGGGCTCCGACAAGTACGTCGCGCACCTCATCGCCGTACTGCCGAACCGGCTCGACGGGCTGAAGGTCGTCCTCGACGAGGCGCACGGTGCGGCCTCCCGGGTCTCGCCCGAGGCCTTTGCGCAGGCCGGTGCGGACGTCGTCACCATCGGCGCCGAGCCGGACGGGCTCAACATCAACGACGGCTGCGGGTCCACCCACCTGGACCTGCTGAAGGCCGCCGTCCTCGAGCACGGCGCCGACCTCGGTATCGCGCACGACGGCGACGCCGACCGCTGCCTCGCCGTGGACGGCGCGGGCAACGAGGTCGACGGCGACCAGATCCTCGCCGTGCTGGCGCTCGCCATGCGGGAAGCCGGGACACTGCGCGGGGACACCGTTGTCGCCACCGTCATGTCCAACCTCGGCTTCAAGCTGGCGATGGAGCGCGAGGGCGTGCACATGGTGCAGACCGCCGTCGGCGACCGGTACGTCCTGGAGTCGATGAAGGCCGAGGGGTACGCGCTGGGCGGCGAGCAGTCCGGGCACGTGATCGTGCTCGACCACGCGACGACCGGCGACGGCACCCTCACCGGCCTGATGCTGGCGGCCCGTGTCGCCGCGACCGGCCGCTCGCTCGCCGAGCTGACCGGGGTGATGGAGCGGCTGCCGCAGGTGCTCATCAATGTGCGGGACGTGGACAAGTCCCGGGTGCAGACCTCCGCGGAGCTGGCCACCGCCGTCGCCGAGGCGGAGCGCGAGCTGGGCGCCACCGGCCGCGTACTGCTGCGTTCTTCGGGTACGGAGCCGCTGGTACGGGTCATGGTCGAGGCCGCCGACATCGAGCAGGCCCGCTCGGTGGCCGGGCGGCTGGCCGACGTGGTGAAGTCCGCGCTCGGCTGACCCCGGAAGTGATCAGGACGCCGCTCGGCCCCCACGGGGGCCGGGCGGCGTTTTCGCGTACGGGAGCGAGGCGTGGCGCGAGGTCTAGCGCGAGGTCCGGCGCGACGTCTTCACACGTTCCCGGTGCTTCGCCCACAGGTACTTCTGCGTCACCAGGGTCAGCGTGCCCGCCAGCACGATGCCCAGCAGGTTCAGCAGCAGCTGCTCAGCCGAGCCCCACGCCTGCTGGTACTCCTGGTAGCTGAACGCCACCGCCGCGTTCGCCGCCGCCGGGACCGTGGTGACCGAGATCGCGACCCCCACCAGCGGCCCCGACCTCGCCGACGTCAGCGAGAGCATGCCGGCCGTGCCCGCCAGGACCGCCACGACGAACGAGAACCAGTCCGGGCGGTAGATGAAACCGGTGTTGGGGCGCTCCGCCTCCAGCATCGCCTGCTCGAAGAGGCCCACCAGGTTCATGAAGTAACTGAAGGCCACCGTCACCAGCATGGCCACGGCGAAGCCCGCGATCAGTGCCACGAACGAGCGCCACGCCAGCCGCGGGGCGCGCTGCACCAGTGCCGTACAGACGCCGGCCAGCGGGCCGAACTCCGGGCCCACCGCCATCGCGCCCACGATCAGGATCGCGTTGTCGAGCACCACACCGCAGGCCGCGATCATCGTTGCCAGCGCCAGGAACGCGAGGTAGGTGACCGAGAGCGTCGACTCCTCGTGGGTCGCGTCCTCCAGGTGCTCCCAGAGCACCGCGTCCACGCCCTCGCCCGGAGCCTGTTCCTCCGCCTGGTCGGCGTGCCGGGACAGCGACAGCTCGATGTTCTCGACGGCGATCGAGCCGGACTCGTCGATGCCGAGCGAGCGCAGGCCGCCGATCAGCTCGTCTCCGGCCTCGCGCGCCACATCGCACATCACCAGGTCGCCCCGGGGATCGAGGGCCGCGCCGGGGAAGACCGCCAGGTGCGCCGTGCCCACGGTCTTCTCGACGAGCTGGACCACCTCGGCGGTGCGGTCGGCCGGGATGATCAGACGCAGATGCAGCACGCCGGCGGCTCCTTGGAGTCCTCGGGGCGGACGCAGCCCTCGGAGTTCGGTCCTCAGAGCTTGCGCAGGGACAGGCGCTGGACCTTGTGGTCGGGGCCCTTGCGCAGCACCAGCGTGGCACGGCCGCGCGTGGGTGCCACATTCTCCAGAAGATTGGGCTTGTTGATCGTGCGCCACATCGTACGGGCGTAGTCCAGAGCCTCCTCCTCGGAGACCTGGGTGTACTTCGTGAAGTACGAGAAGGGGTTCTGGAAGGCGGTCTCGCGCAGCTTGCGGAAGCGGTTGAGGTACCAGGTCTCGATGTCCTCGGGCCGTGCGTCCACATACACACTGAAGTCGAAGTAGTCGGCGAGGCCCACGCGGGTGCGGCCGTCCTGGCCGGGGAGGGCCGGCTGGAGAACGTTCAGGCCCTCGACGATCAGGATGTCGGGACGGCGGACCGTGAGGCGCTCGCCCGGCACGATGTCGTAGATCAAGTGGGAGTAGACGGGTGCGGTGACCTCGTCCTTGCCGGCCTTGATGTCGGCGACGAAGCGGGTCAGGGCCCGGCGGTCGTACGACTCGGGGAAGCCCTTGCGCGACGTCAGGCCGCGGGACTGCAGCTCCTTCATCGGGAGCAGGAAGCCGTCGGTGGTGACCAGCTCGACGCGCGGGTGCTCGGGCCAGCGGGCCAGCATGGCCTGCAGGACACGGGCGACGGTGGATTTGCCGACCGCGACGGAGCCGGCGACTCCTATGACGAAGGGGGTGCCGCGCTGCTCGCCATGGCCGTTCCCGGCGTCGCCGAGGAAGGTGTTGAGCGCCCCCCGCAGCCCGGCCGTGGCCTGTACGTACAGATTGAGCAGGCGGGAGAGCGGGAGGTAGACGTCCCGTACCTCGTCCAGGTCGATGACGTCGCCGAGGCCGCGCAGCCGTTCGACCTCCTCGGCGGTGAGGGGGAGCGGCGTTTTGTCGCGCAGGGCGCTCCACTCCGCGCGGGTCAGGTCGACGTAGGGAGTCGACGCGTCGGCCCGGCGGTGGGCGCTTCGTGGCGGCGAAGAGATCACGTACACATTGTCGGGGGTGGGCGGCGCTTGTGGGTGGTGTGCTCGGTCACGCGCAGCGGCCGTAGGCTGCCGACATGTGCGGAATCGTGGGTTACGTCGGCGGACAGTCGGCGCTTGATGTGGTCATCGCGGGCCTCAAGCGGCTCGAGTACCGGGGCTACGACTCGGCCGGAGTCGCGGTACTCGCCGACGGCGGGCTGGCCGCGTCCAAGAAGGCGGGCAAGCTCGTCAACCTGGAGAAGGAGCTGGTGGACCGGCCGCTGCCGACCGGGTCCACCGGCATCGGGCACACCCGGTGGGCCACGCACGGCGGGCCGACCGACGCCAATGCCCATCCTCATCTGGACAACGCGGGGCGCGTCGCCGTCGTGCACAACGGCATCATCGAGAACTTCGCGGCGCTGCGGGCCGAATTGACCGAGCGCGGTCACGATCTGGAGTCGGAGACCGACACGGAGGTCGTGGCGCATCTGCTCGCCGAGTCGTTCTCCTCGTGCGGCGACCTGGCGGAGTCGATGCGGCAGGTGTGCCGACAGCTGGACGGCGCCTTCACGCTGGTCGCGGTGCACGCGGACGAGCCGGATGTGGTGGTGGGCGCGCGGCGCAACTCCCCGCTGGTGGTCGGCGTCGGCGACGGCGAGTCCTTCCTCGCCTCGGACGTGGCGGCGTTCATCGCCCACACCCGGTCGGCCATCGAGCTGGGGCAGGACCAGGTCGTGGAGCTGCGCCGGGACGGTGTGACGGTCACCGACTTCGACGGGGCGCCCGCCGAGGTGCGGTCGTACCACGTGGACTGGGACGCCTCGGCCGCCGAGAAGGGTGGCTACGACTACTTCATGCTCAAGGAGATCGCGGAGCAGCCGAAGGCGGTCGCCGACACTCTGCTGGGCCGCATCGACGCGGAGGGGTCGCTGAGGCTGGACGAGGTGCGGATCCCGGTGTCCGTGCTGCGGGAGGCGAACAAGGTCGTCATCGTGGCGTGCGGGACGGCCTTCCACGCGGGGCTGATCGCCAAGTACGCCATCGAGCACTGGACCCGTATCCCGTGCGAGGTGGAACTGGCCAGTGAGTTCCGCTACCGGGACCCGATCCTGGACCAGCAGACGCTGGTGATCGCCATCTCGCAGTCCGGCGAGACGATGGACACGCTGATGGCGTTGCGGCACGCGCGCGAGCAGGGCGCGAGGGTGCTCGCCATCTGCAACACCAATGGGTCCACGATTCCGCGTGAGTCGGACGCCGTGCTGTACACGCACGCCGGGCCCGAGGTCGCGGTCGCGTCGACCAAGGCCTTTCTGACGCAGTTGGTGGCCTGCTATCTGGTGGCTCTGTATCTGGGGCAGGTGCGCGGCACCAAGTGGGGCGACGAGATCCAGGCCGTCATCCGGGACCTGGCGCGGATCTCGGACGAGGTCGAGCAGGTCCTGGAGACCATGGAGCCGGTGCGGGAGCTGGCCCGCTCGCTCGCCGACAAGAACACGGTGCTGTTCCTGGGCCGGCACGTGGGCTACCCGGTGGCGCTGGAGGGCGCGCTCAAGCTCAAGGAGCTGGCGTACATGCACGCGGAGGGCTTCGCGGCGGGTGAGCTCAAGCACGGGCCGATCGCGCTGATCGAGGAGGATCTGCCGGTGGTCGTCGTCGTGCCGTCGCCGCGCGGGCGGTCCGTACTGCACGACAAGATCGTCTCCAATATCCAGGAGATCCGGGCGCGGGGAGCGCGGACGATCGTGATCGCGGAGGAGGGGGACGAGTCGGTGGTGCCGTACGCGGATCACCTGATCCGGATTCCGGCGACGCCGGTGCTGCTGCAGCCGCTGGTCGCGACCGTGCCGCTGCAGGTCTTCGCGTGCGAGCTGGCGACGGCGCGCGGCAACGAGGTCGACCAGCCGCGGAACCTGGCGAAGTCGGTGACGGTGGAGTGAACGCGGCGAACGCAAGCCGGACCATGAGCGCAGGGGGCACTGTCGGATGATCATCGGGGTGGGGATCGACGTCGCGGAGATCGAGCGGTTCGCCGCGTCGATACGGCGTACGCCGGGGTTGGCCGATCGGCTTTTTCTGGAGCGGGAGTTGCTGCTGCCGAGCGGGGAGCGGCGGGGGTACGCCTCCCTCGCCGCGCGGTTCGCCGCGAAGGAAGCGGTGGCCAAGGCGCTGGGCGCGCCGAGCGGGCTGCTCTGGACCGACGCCGAGGTGTACGTCGAGGGCAGCGGGCAGCCCCGGCTGCGGGTGCACGGGACGGTGGCGGCACGGGCGGCGGTGCTCGGGGTGCGGTCGTGGCACGTCTCGCTGAGTCATGACGCGGGGGTCGCGTCGGCGGTGGTGATCGCGGAGGGGTAGGCCCGGGGTCACGGCCCTGGCCGTCCTTCGATGTCCGGCGCTGAAGGTGGGTCAGCCCACGAGGCCGGGGTCCGGCCCCGGCCGTGCGTCAAGGTCCGTTCCCGGCCGCGCGTCGGGGTTCGGCCCTGAAGGTGCGTCAACCCGGTGTCCGCGCAGCCGATTTGGGCTGCGCGGGGCGGGGACGGGCGAGGGCGCGCCCGGTGCGGCAGACTCGGGGGCATGCGTACTGCGTACAGCGTGGAGACCGTCAGGAACGCGGAGGCCGAGCTGATGGCGCGGCTGCCGGAGGGCGCGCTCATGCAGCGCGCGGCCGCCGGACTGGCCGCGGCCTGTGCCGCACTGCTCGGCCGGGTGTACGGAGCGAGAGTCGTCCTGCTCGTCGGGAGCGGTGACAACGGCGGCGACGCGCTGTACGCGGGGGCCCGCCTCGCGCGGCGCGGCGCCGGGGTGTCCGCAGTGCTCCTGGGTTCGCGCGCTCACGAGGGCGGGCTCGCGGCGCTGCTCGGCGCCGGCGGGCAGGTCGCGGACGACCCGTTCGAGGTGCTCGCCGCCGCGGACCTGGTCATGGACGGCGTCACCGGGATCGGCGGGCGCGGCGGGCTGCGGCCCGACGCGGTGCCGGTGGTGCGTGCCGCGCGCGGGTCCAACGCCGTCGTCGTCGCCGTCGACCTGCCCAGCGGGGTCGAGGCGGACACCGGGGAGGTGCGGGGCGAGGCCCTGCACGCGGATGCGACGGTGACGTTCGGTACGTACAAACCGGGGCTGCTGATCGACCCGGCACGGGAGTACGCGGGGACGGTACGGCTCGTCGGTATCGGTCTGGAGGACCATCTGCCGTCCGTACCCGATCTCGAGGCCCTCCAGCACGCCGACGTGGCACGGATGCTGCCGGTGCCGGCCGCGGAGAGCGACAAGTACCGGCGGGGCGTCGTCGGCGTCGTCGCCGGGTCCGCGCGCTATCCGGGCGCGGCGGTGCTGGCGGTGGCGGGCGGGCTGCGCGGCGGTGCCGGCGCGGTGCGGTACGTCGGCCCCGCGGCCGAAGCGGTGATCGCCCGCTTCCCGGAGGCCCTGGTGCACAGCGGGCCGCCGTCGAAGGCGGGCCGGGTCCAGGCGTGGGTGGCCGGCCCGGGGCTGGGTGACGAGGCCGATGCGGTACGGGACGTGCTGGCCTCCGACGTGCCGGTGCTGATCGACGCGGACGGGCTGCGGCTGCTGGACGTGGCGACGGTACGGGGCCGTGACGCGCCGACGCTGCTCACCCCGCACGCCGGGGAGGCGGCGGCGCTGCTCGGTGTATCGCGCGAGGAGGTGGAGTCCGCGCGGCTCGCGTCCGTACGGGAACTGGCGTCGCGCTACGGAGCCACGGTGCTGCTCAAGGGTTCGACGACCCTGGTCGCCGCGCCGGACGGGGGCCGCTCCCCGGTCCGGGTCAATCCGATGGGCACCCCCTGGCTGGCCACGGCGGGCAGCGGCGACGTGCTCTCGGGCCTCGCGGGCTCCCTGCTGGCGTCGGGTCTCGACGCCCGGGACGCGGGGTCGGCGGCGGCCTATCTGCACGGCCTGGCGGCCCGCCACGCGGCGGCGGAGGGCATGCCGATCACGGCGTACGAGGTGGCCGCGGCGCTGCCGTCGGCGTGGCGCGACGTCCAGGAGTGACACGCGGGCGGGGGCGGCCGGGCCGGGCTGCCCGTCCGCGCCGGGGGAGAGCGCTCGGCCCGGTGGGATCACGAGGGCCCGTTGGCCGCGGGTCCGGCTGCTTCGGGCCTCGCGCACGCCGCTGCGGCCTTGGCCTCGCCCCGCGGCCCGGTGACGTGCCGCGTGCCGGGTCTGTGACCCGGCCGGTCCACCCCTGTCCGCCCGGTGACGTGCCGGGCCACCGGCCGGTCCCGCGCGCGGCCAGGCAGGTGCGTGCGCCCGGTGGTTGCCGTGTTCGGCGTTCCCCCGGCCGGCGCAATCCGTCACCCCGCCCGGCTGCGCCCGCCCGTCCTCGGCCCGCCCACCCGGGCTCGGGGAACCCGGGCCTCCTTGTACGAGCGTTGTCGTACGGCTCTGAGACACTGGGCGCGATGAGTCAGACGCTGCCGCTCCGAGCCCGTGCCGAGATCGACCTCGCGGCCCTGCGCGCCAATGTGCGTGCCCTGCGTGCCCGCGCTCCTCGGGCTGCCCTGATGGCCGTCGTGAAGTCGAACGCGTACGGCCACGGCATGGTGCCCTGCGCCAGGGCCGCCCGCGAAGCCGGCGCCACCTGGCTCGGGACGGCCACGCCGCAAGAGGCGCTCGCGCTGCGCGCCGCCGGGATCCAGGGGCGGATCATGTGCTGGCTGTGGACGCCCGGCGGGCCCTGGCGCGAGGGCATCGAGGCCGGTCTCGACATGTCCGTGAGCGCCATGTGGGCCCTCGAGGAGGTCACCGCCGCCGCCCGGGAGGCCGGGCGCCCCGCCCGTATCCAGCTCAAGGCCGACACCGGCCTCGGGCGTAACGGCTGTCAGCCCGCCGACTGGGCCGAGCTGGTCGGCGCCGCGCGCGCCGCCGAGGCCGAGGGCACCGTGAAGGTCACCGGCCTCTGGTCGCACTTCGCCTGTGCCGACGAGCCCGGCCACCCCTCGATCGCCGCGCAGCTCGACGTCTTCCGCGACGTGGTGACGTACGCCGAGAAGGCGGGCATCGTGCCCGAGGTCCGGCACATGGCGAACTCTCCGGCGACGCTGACACTCCCGGAAGCGCACTTCGATCTCGTACGGACCGGCATCGCGATCTACGGCATCTCGCCCAGCCCCGAGCTCGGCACCCACGAGGAGCTGGGCCTCCGTCCCGTCATGACGCTCTCCGCCTCCGTCGCCCTGGTCAAGCAGGTCCCGGCGGGGCACGGCGTCAGTTACGGACATCACTACGTCACCTCGCAGGAGACCACGCTCGGCCTCATCCCCCTCGGGTACGCGGACGGCATCCCGCGCCATGCCTCGGACCGTGGCCCGGTCCTGGTCGGCGACGCGCGGCGCCGGGTCGCGGGCCGGGTGGCGATGGACCAGTTCGTGGTGGACCTCGGCGGTGACAAGGTCGCGGAGGGCACCGAAGCGGTGCTGTTCGGACCGGGCGACCGGGGCGAGCCGACCGCGGAGGACTGGGCCCAGGCCGCGGGCACCATTGCATACGAGATCGTCACCCGCATCGGAACGAGGGTTCCGCGCGTCTATCTCCACGAGGACCCCGACGAGTAGGAGTGGCACGGTGAGCGAGACCAGCACGGGGGACGCAGTGGCAGCCGCCGCGGCGGCAGCCACTGCGGGCAACTGGCGTCGGGCGGGCATCGCCGGCGCCGCGATAGGCGTGATCGCGGCCGGTGCGGCCGCGGGCGTCGCGGTCGAACGGCTCACGGTCGGCCGCGGCATGCGCAAGAAGGCGCGGCTCGCGCTGGACGCATCGGGGCCGTACGGCGCACTGCGCGGCACTCCCGGCAAGGTGCTCGCCGACGACGGCACGCACATCTACTACGAGACCGACGAGGTCGACCCGGACGCCGGGGCCCCGCGCCGCCGCCGGCTCTTCGGCCGCAAGACCCCCGCGCCGGTCACGGTCGTCTTCAGCCACGGCTACTGCCTGAGCCAGGACTCCTGGCACTTCCAGCGCGCCGCCCTGCGCGGTCTGGTGCGCACGGTGCACTGGGACCAGCGCAGCCACGGCCGCTCGGCCAGGGGCGCCTCGCAGTCGGGCCCGGACGCCGTGCCGGTCTCCATCGACCAGCTGGGCCGCGACCTCAAGGCAGTGATCGACGCGGCCGCGCCGGACGGCCCGCTGGTGCTCGTCGGCCACTCCATGGGCGGCATGACGATGATGGCGCTCGCCGACCAGTTCCCCGAGCTGGTACGGGAACGGATCGTCGGGGTCGCCTTCGTCGGCACCTCGTGCGGAAAGCTCGGCGAGGTCAACTACGGGCTGCCGGTCGCGGGGGTGAACGCCCTGCGGCGTGTGCTGCCCGGCGTGCTCAGGGCGCTCGGCTCCCAGGCCGAGCTGGTCGAGCGGGGCCGCCGGGCCACCGCCGACCTGTTCGCGGGCATGATCAAGCGGTATTCGTTCTCGTCCAAGGACGTGGACCCGGCGGTGGCACGGTTCGCGGAGCGGCTCATCGAGTCGACCCCGATCGATGTGGTCGCCGAGTTCTACCCGGCCTTCGCCGAGCACGACAAGGCCGAGGCGCTCGCCGTCTTCCTCGAGGTCCCGGCGCTGGTCCTGGCCGGGGACAAGGACCTCGTCACGCCGAGTTCGCACAGCGAGGCGATCGCGGACATACTCCCCGACTCGGAACTGGTGATCGTGCCGGACGGCGGACATCTGGTGATGCTGGAGCACCCCGAGGTCGTCACGGACCGGCTGGCCGACCTGCTGGCCCGGGTCGGCGCGGTCCCGGCAGCGGCTAACGTTGGCCCGTATGGAAGCACCGCACAGCCCGGCGGCTGAGAGCACCGCCCGCACGGCCGGCACGGCCAGCACCGCCCGTCTTGCCGTGGAGTCCCCCGAGCAGATGCAGGAGCTGGGCCGTCGGCTCGCGAAACTGCTGCGTCCCGGCGATCTGGTGATGCTCACCGGCGAGCTGGGCGCGGGCAAGACGACGCTGACCCGCGGCCTGGGGGAGGGCCTGGGGGTCCGCGGCGCCGTCACCTCCCCGACCTTCGTCATCGCCCGCGTCCACCCCTCGCTGACCGGCGGCCCCGCCCTGGTCCATGTGGACGCGTACCGGCTGGGCGGCGGGCTCGACGAGATGGAGGACCTCGACCTCGATGTCTCGCTGCCGGAGTCGGTGGTGGTCGTGGAGTGGGGCGACGGCAAGGTCGAGGATCTGTCGGACGATCGGCTGCATGTGCTGATCCACCGGGTGGTCGGGGACACGGACGACGACCGCCGCGAGGTCACCCTGACCGGATTCGGCGCGCGCTGGTCCGCGGTGGACCTCACGGCGGCGGAGGCCTGACCGGCCCGGTCCGGGGCCTGGGTGCCGCGCCTGACCGTCTCTCGTGTGTACATTCCGACAAGACGTCGGGAAAATGTTGCGTCGGCCGTGCCACGCATGGTCACATGGTACGGAGACCTGGTTAGGTCTACCTAACCACGCCTGCCCCCGGAGCCCAGGAGGCGTCCATGTCGGCATCCGAGCGCGAAACGCACCCACGGCAGCCGTCGCTGCCTCAGCAGTCGGTCCTGTCGATGCGTGATCTGCTCGCGTCGTGCGCGGCGGCCAGCGCGGTCTCGACTCCGCCTCGCGAGAAACGGCTCGACCGTCTCGACGAAGAGCAGGAGCCTGCCGCGCGGCGCGACGCCGCGTAACCCTTGCGGGCCCGCAGCGGGCAGTAATCCGTTCGGGCAGTGTTCCGGCCGGCGCTACGGGATCCCGGGCAGTGTTCCGGCCGGCGTTGCGGGGTCCCGGACAGCGTCCGGTCCGCGCTACGGGATCCCGGGCAGCGCTTCGGTCCGCGCTACGGGATGACGACAACCTTCGAGTCGACCGTCGCGAACGTCCACACCGCGTTGCCGTCCGCCCGCTTCATCCGTACGCCGCCGGTCTTCCGCTCCGGGTCCGGGCTCGCCATCGACCCGTCCACCGCCGCGCTGAAGCCGACCGACACCTCGTCGATCGTCGTGAACCGCACCACGTGCTCGACCTGCACCCCGTCCGATCCGGCCACGCTCCTGGACCGCGAGGTCACCTTGTACGTACCGGGCCGCGGGGTCACCGTCGACGGCATGACCTCGAAGGTCCGCTTCAGCTTCCCCTTCGCACCCACCAGCCACACGCGCCGCTCGGACAGCGAGTACACGACGCGCACACCCGCGCCCGAGTCCGCGGGCACCACCTGCGGGTTCTTGGACTTGTGCAGGGGGTCGCCGGAGGCCTGCGCGGAGGGGACCGCCTGCGGAGTCCTTGGCTTGCCGAGCTGGTCGGAGTCGCTCGTCTGCGCCTGGTAGGCGAGGAAGCCGACAACGGCCAGAGCGGCCGCCGTGAGCCCGGCCACCAGTCCCGAGCTGCTCCGTGACACCGTGCGCCCCACCTTTCGTACGTACGTATCCGTGGTGACGGTAGCAGCAGGCGTACGGTCCGACAGGGCGCCGTGGCTGGGGCGCCGGAGCCGTAGGCTGTTTGCGTGCTCTTGCTCGCCGTTGATACCGCCACGCCCGCCGTCACCGCCGCCCTCCACGACGGCCGCTCCGTCGTCGCCGAGTCCTCTCGCGTCGACGCACGCCGCCACGGGGAACTGCTGCTGCCCGCCGTCGACCGCGTTCTCGCCGAGGCCGGGGTGAAACTCGACGCCGTCACCGCTGTGGTGGTCGGGGTCGGCCCCGGCCCGTACACCGGACTGCGCGTCGGCCTGGTCACGGCCTCGACCTTCGGCTCGGCGCTGGGGGTGCCGGTGCACGGCCTGTGCACGCTGGACGGGCTCGCGTACGCCTCCGGTCTGGAGGAGCCCTTCGTGGTCGCGACGGACGCGCGCCGCAAGGAGGTCTACTGGGCGCGGTACGACTCCTTCCGTACGCGGGTGAGCGAGCCCGCCGTAGACCGGCCCGCCGATATCGCGGAGCAGGTCGCGGGCCTGCCCGCCGTCGGGGCCGGTGCGCTGCTCTACCCCGGGACGTTCCCGGACGCCCGCGAGCCCGAGCACGTCTCGGCCGGGGCGCTGGCGGCGCTGGCCGTCGAGAAGCTGGCCGCGGGGGAGGACTTCCTGCCGCCGCTGCCGCTGTATCTGCGCCGGCCCGACGCCCAGGTGCCCAAGAACTACAAGGTGGTCACCCCCAAGTGACCGTGTCAGCGACTGCGGTGCTGCGCGAGATGCGCTGGTGGGACCTGGAGCCGGTGCTCGCGATCGAGCAGGTGCTGTTCCCCGAGGACGCCTGGTCGGCCGGGATGTTCTGGTCCGAGCTCGCCCATGCGCGCGGCCCGCGGGCCACCCGCCGCTATGTGGTGGCCGAGGACGGCGGGCCCGGCGGGGAGATCGTCGGGTACGCGGGCCTTGCGGCGGCCGGCGGCCTCGGAGACGTACAGACCATCGCTGTCGCCCGCAGCCAGTGGGGCACGGGACTGGGGTCCCGGCTGCTGACCGACCTGCTCCAGCACGCCACCGCCTTCGAGTGCGACGAGGTGCTCCTCGAAGTGCGCGTGGACAACACCAGGGCCCAGAAGCTGTACGAGCGCTTCGGCTTCGAGCCCATCGGATTCCGCCGCGGCTACTACCAGCCGGGCAATATCGACGCCCTCGTCATGCGGCTTCACGTACAAGGAACAGAGACTCACTGATGGCTGACGAACCGCTCGTACTCGGCATCGAGACCTCCTGCGACGAGACCGGCGTCGGCATCGTCCGCGGTACGACCCTGCTCGCCGACGCGATCGCGTCCAGTGTGGACGCGCACGCCCGCTTCGGCGGTGTGGTCCCCGAGATCGCCTCGCGCGCGCACCTGGAGGCGATGGTGCCGACCATCGAGCGCGCCCTGAAGGAGGCGGGCGTCTCGGCGCGCGACCTGGACGGCATCGCGGTGACGGCAGGCCCCGGTCTGGCCGGTGCGCTGCTGGTCGGTGTC includes:
- a CDS encoding NAD(P)H-hydrate dehydratase, whose protein sequence is MRTAYSVETVRNAEAELMARLPEGALMQRAAAGLAAACAALLGRVYGARVVLLVGSGDNGGDALYAGARLARRGAGVSAVLLGSRAHEGGLAALLGAGGQVADDPFEVLAAADLVMDGVTGIGGRGGLRPDAVPVVRAARGSNAVVVAVDLPSGVEADTGEVRGEALHADATVTFGTYKPGLLIDPAREYAGTVRLVGIGLEDHLPSVPDLEALQHADVARMLPVPAAESDKYRRGVVGVVAGSARYPGAAVLAVAGGLRGGAGAVRYVGPAAEAVIARFPEALVHSGPPSKAGRVQAWVAGPGLGDEADAVRDVLASDVPVLIDADGLRLLDVATVRGRDAPTLLTPHAGEAAALLGVSREEVESARLASVRELASRYGATVLLKGSTTLVAAPDGGRSPVRVNPMGTPWLATAGSGDVLSGLAGSLLASGLDARDAGSAAAYLHGLAARHAAAEGMPITAYEVAAALPSAWRDVQE
- the alr gene encoding alanine racemase; amino-acid sequence: MSQTLPLRARAEIDLAALRANVRALRARAPRAALMAVVKSNAYGHGMVPCARAAREAGATWLGTATPQEALALRAAGIQGRIMCWLWTPGGPWREGIEAGLDMSVSAMWALEEVTAAAREAGRPARIQLKADTGLGRNGCQPADWAELVGAARAAEAEGTVKVTGLWSHFACADEPGHPSIAAQLDVFRDVVTYAEKAGIVPEVRHMANSPATLTLPEAHFDLVRTGIAIYGISPSPELGTHEELGLRPVMTLSASVALVKQVPAGHGVSYGHHYVTSQETTLGLIPLGYADGIPRHASDRGPVLVGDARRRVAGRVAMDQFVVDLGGDKVAEGTEAVLFGPGDRGEPTAEDWAQAAGTIAYEIVTRIGTRVPRVYLHEDPDE
- a CDS encoding alpha/beta fold hydrolase, translating into MSETSTGDAVAAAAAAATAGNWRRAGIAGAAIGVIAAGAAAGVAVERLTVGRGMRKKARLALDASGPYGALRGTPGKVLADDGTHIYYETDEVDPDAGAPRRRRLFGRKTPAPVTVVFSHGYCLSQDSWHFQRAALRGLVRTVHWDQRSHGRSARGASQSGPDAVPVSIDQLGRDLKAVIDAAAPDGPLVLVGHSMGGMTMMALADQFPELVRERIVGVAFVGTSCGKLGEVNYGLPVAGVNALRRVLPGVLRALGSQAELVERGRRATADLFAGMIKRYSFSSKDVDPAVARFAERLIESTPIDVVAEFYPAFAEHDKAEALAVFLEVPALVLAGDKDLVTPSSHSEAIADILPDSELVIVPDGGHLVMLEHPEVVTDRLADLLARVGAVPAAANVGPYGSTAQPGG
- the tsaE gene encoding tRNA (adenosine(37)-N6)-threonylcarbamoyltransferase complex ATPase subunit type 1 TsaE, giving the protein MEAPHSPAAESTARTAGTASTARLAVESPEQMQELGRRLAKLLRPGDLVMLTGELGAGKTTLTRGLGEGLGVRGAVTSPTFVIARVHPSLTGGPALVHVDAYRLGGGLDEMEDLDLDVSLPESVVVVEWGDGKVEDLSDDRLHVLIHRVVGDTDDDRREVTLTGFGARWSAVDLTAAEA
- a CDS encoding L,D-transpeptidase, with protein sequence MSRSSSGLVAGLTAAALAVVGFLAYQAQTSDSDQLGKPRTPQAVPSAQASGDPLHKSKNPQVVPADSGAGVRVVYSLSERRVWLVGAKGKLKRTFEVMPSTVTPRPGTYKVTSRSRSVAGSDGVQVEHVVRFTTIDEVSVGFSAAVDGSMASPDPERKTGGVRMKRADGNAVWTFATVDSKVVVIP
- the tsaB gene encoding tRNA (adenosine(37)-N6)-threonylcarbamoyltransferase complex dimerization subunit type 1 TsaB, with amino-acid sequence MLLLAVDTATPAVTAALHDGRSVVAESSRVDARRHGELLLPAVDRVLAEAGVKLDAVTAVVVGVGPGPYTGLRVGLVTASTFGSALGVPVHGLCTLDGLAYASGLEEPFVVATDARRKEVYWARYDSFRTRVSEPAVDRPADIAEQVAGLPAVGAGALLYPGTFPDAREPEHVSAGALAALAVEKLAAGEDFLPPLPLYLRRPDAQVPKNYKVVTPK
- the rimI gene encoding ribosomal protein S18-alanine N-acetyltransferase, yielding MRWWDLEPVLAIEQVLFPEDAWSAGMFWSELAHARGPRATRRYVVAEDGGPGGEIVGYAGLAAAGGLGDVQTIAVARSQWGTGLGSRLLTDLLQHATAFECDEVLLEVRVDNTRAQKLYERFGFEPIGFRRGYYQPGNIDALVMRLHVQGTETH